TCCAGGTAGATCCAGAGGAACGGCAGGACCAGGCCGCCGCCGAAGGAGTTGACCGCGTTGACCGCCAGCACGGCCCGGGTGCGCGGGGAGAACTCGCGCAGGACCGCGAGGGGGTTGGCGCTCACCGGGCTTCCAGGACGTACAGCCACGAGTGCGGGGTGCCGAAGGGGACCGTGCGCACCGGGTGCAGGCCCGCGGCCGCGAAGAGTTCCTCGTACGTCTCCTTGGTGTGCAGAGGTACGCCCATGAGGGCGTGGGCGAGTTCGTAGCCGAGGGAGAACACCGGCAGGCGGGCGGAGCCCTCGGCCTCGGGGCGGAGCATCGTGTCGGCGAGGACGAAGGTCCGGGCGGCGGGGAACGCCTCGCGCAGCCGGGTGAACAGGTGCGGGCGGGTGTCGGGGTCGGCGAGCAGGTCGTGCAGCAGGAAGAAGCTCATCACCGTGTCCACCTCGGCGATGGCGTCGTGGTGGGCCTCGCGGTGACAGACGTCGAGCACGTCGGCGCGGATCGCCCGGACCCGGTCCTCCAGGCCCGCCTCGGCGATGGTGCGCCGGCCGAGTTCGGTGGCGGGGCCGCTGATGTCCAGGCCGAGGCCGCGGGTGCCGGGCCTGGCGCCGACGACCCGGCTGACCCGGGCGGAGATGCCGCTGCCGAGGTCGGCGAGGGTACGGAAGTCGACGCCGGCGAGGACGTCGTCGAGGGTCGTGGACATGAAGGAGCGGTCGTTCTGGCCGGAGCCGAGGGCGACCATCGCCTCGTCGCGCAGCAGGGTGTCGCCGAAGGTGGCCTCGCCGGTGGCCAGTCGGGCGGCGCCGGAGAAGAGGTCGCTGTAGCCGCCGACGGCCCAGGTGAAGTAGCCGCGCATGCGGAGCGTCTCGCGTCCGGCGTCGGTGAGGGCCGCGGTGTCGCCGTCGTCCTCCAGCCGCAGCCAGCCGCAGACGGCCGCGGCGCGCAGTACCTCGCGGACGACGCGTTCGCGGACGGCCGGCCCGGCGGAGCGCACGAAGGCGGGGATGTCCAGGCGGGGTTCGGCGGCCAGGCGGTCCCAGACGCCGAGCCGGTCGAGGGTGTGCACGACGGTCGCGGCGACGTAGCCGTTGAACGCCTCGTCGACGCCGATCGGGGCGGGGGCGGCGCCGTACCAGTCGGCGGGCAGCGCGTGGGGCGGGGTGTGCAGGAGTGTCATGGCGGTTCCGTTCCGGTCAGGCGGGTTGGGGTTGCGCATGCGGGGCGTCGGCGCTCACGAGGCCGACGAGTTCGTCGAGCAGGTGCCGGGGGTCGAGGGTGGCGGTGAGCGGTTCGTAGACGGCCAGGGCCAGGGCCCAGTGGGCGGCTCCGCCGCGCGAGCAGCAGCGCACCAGCGGTGTGTCGCGCAGGAGGAGCGGCTGTCGGGCCGCGTCCAGCACCGCCTCCCGCAGGTGTCCGGGGCCGCCGTCGGGGTCGGGGTCGAGGTGGACCGGCCGGGCGTCCGGGGCGGGCAGGGTGCGGGCCTTCCAGCGTCCGCCCTGTTCACTGAAGACGGTTCGCAGGGCCGGGTGCCTGCGCTGGAGTTCGGCGAAGGCGGCGCCCAGGGCTTCGGGCTCGGGGGGCGGTCCCTCCACGACGGTGGCGACGGCCGCGTTGTGGTCCCCGGAGGAGCCGTGCCGGACCAGGTCGTAGAACAGCCAGCGCTGCTCGTACGGCGTGAGAGGGCGCGTGGCGACCGCGTCGGCCGGCGCGGGGCCGCCCGGTTCGCGGCGCCGGAACGGGTGTCCCGGCAGACGGACCCGGCGGCCGGGGCGGCCGAGTGTGGTGTCGACGTCGTAGCCCTGCCGCCACAGTCCGGCGAGCAGCCGCGCGTGGGTGGTGCCGTCGGACGGGTCGAGGACGAGGGCGTCGACGGCGTCCGGCCGGGGGGTGCCGATCACGACGACGGGCGCTCCGGGGTGCTCCTCGGGGAGATCTTCGTCGGTTCCCGGGATGCCCGCCGCGGCGGCCGACAGGGCGTCCGGCAGGGCGAGGTCGCCGCGTACCGCCGCGGCGGCGAGAGCGCCGGGTCCGGTGCCCCGCACGGCGCACGGGGTCACGCCACGGGCCCTCAGCCAGGCCGCCAGGCCGTAGAGGACGGCGACGGTACGGGCCGCCTCGGCTCCGGTGTGTTCCCGGGCGGCCCGCAGGGCGTCGGCCACCTCCGGAAGGTCCACGGGCGCCGAGGTGACGGGCGCGCCGTCGAGCAGCAGGACAGGTCCGTCGCCCGGCTCCCGCACGGCCGAGGGGGCCGCGAGGGGTTCGGTGTCCGCGAGCAGAGCGGCGACTTCCGCGGTGGAGCCGCCGGTGACGGCGTGCCGGCAGGAGAACCGTTCACGACCGCGCCACAGGGTCAGGGCCACGTCGTCGAGGTCGGCGTCCGGCGTGCTCTCCAGCCACGCGGCGAGGCGTCGGCGCGTCTCGGCCAGAGACTGCGGGTCGCGGGCGGAGACGGCCAGCACGCGCGGGAGGTCCGTCGGGGTCATGGGTCGGTGCACCGCGGGTCACACCCTTTCCGGCTGCGGGACGAGGACGGCCGCGGAGGCGGCCCGGTGCTGCTGCACCACGACGTGGGCGTTGGTGCCGCCCACGCCGAAGGAACTGACCCCGGCGGTGCGCGGCCGGTCGCTCCGCTCGGTCCAGGCGCGGCCCTCGCTCAGGAGGGACAGGCGGCTGTCCGCGCCGAGTTCGTCGATGGGTTCGGCGACATTGGGGGTGGCGGGCAGGTGGCCGTGGTGGACGGCGAGGACCGCCTTGATCAGTCCGGCGATGCCGGCGGCGGTGTTGCAGTGCCCGATGGACGCCTTGACCGATCCGACGGGGACCGGCGGGCCGCTTGGCCCGAGCGCGTCGGCCAGGGCCGTCATCTCGATGGCGTCGCCGAGCCGGGTGCCGGTGCCGTGGGCCTCGACGAAGCCGACGTCCGTGCCGCTGACGCCGGCGGCGGCCAGGGCCTCGCGGACGACCCGCGACTGGCCCTCGACGCCGGGTGCGGAGTAGCCGATGCGCGCCTTGCCGTCGTTGTTGACCGCGCTTCCCCGGATCACCGCGTAGACCGGGTCCCCGTCGCGTTCGGCGTCGGCGAGGCGGCGGAGCAGTACCGCTCCCGCGCCGAAACCGCCCACCGTTCCGGAGGCGCGCCGGTCGAAGGGCCGGCACATGCCGTCGTCGGCGTAGAGGAAGCCCGGACGGTAGCGGTAGCTGCCGTCGGAGGCCGGGTCGAGGGAGACCGCGCCGGCGAGGGCGTAGTCGCTGCTGCCGGTGAGCAGGCTGCGGCAGGCGAGGTGGACCGCGTACAGGCCGGTGGAGCAGGCGGTGTCCAGCAGCAGCGCCTCGCCCCACAGGTCGTGCAGGTAGGCGAAGCGGGAGGCGACGAAGGTGGGGTCGGCGTTGACGACGTCGTCCACCCGGGCCTCGGGGTCGGTGTCGAGGACCTTGGCGCAGCCCGCGTAGAGGCTGGTGCGCGAGGCGATGTCGGACAGCCGCAGGGAGGCGTCCTCGACGGCCGACCACAGCACCTCGTGCAGGACGCCCTGCTGGGGGTCACCGTGGCGCAGGTCGTCCTCGGTGAAGCCGAGGAGGTCGGCGTCGTAGCGTGCGCCCTCGGCGGCCATGCCCCAGCGCGCCACCCGCCGCTGTCCGTCGGGCAGTTCGGTGATGAGCGGTCCAGGTCCCTCGGAGAAGCAGTCGCGTCCGGCGCGCAGGTTGTCCCAGAAGGCGGACAGGTCGGCGGCGCCGGCGAACCGCGCCCCCATGCCGATGACGGCGACGGCGTCGTCGTCGGGTCCGGACGCGGGTCGTGCCGTGAAGCGCGCGGCGGCCGGGTGCGGGGTGTCACCCGTGCCGCCGCCGACCAGCCGGGTCTGCGACCTGACGGTGGTGTGGCGCAGCAGATCGGCGACGGACGGCTTGGTCCCGGTGGTGCGGCGCAGTGCCGCCTGGAGCCGGACCAACAGCAGCGAATGCCCGCCGGCGTCGAAGAAGTTGTCGTCGTCGCCGAAGACCCGCCCGCCCAGCACCTCTCGCCATGCGCCGCGGACCGCCTCGTGCAGGCCCGGGGCGGGGGCGCAGGCGTCACGGGCGCCGTCCGGTCCCGGTGAGGAGGTGGCCGGCGTCTCGGTGTCCTCGGGCCGGGGCAGCCGCCTCCGGTCGATCTTGCCGTTGGGGGTGAGCGGCAGCTCGTCCAGGGTGAGCAGATGGGAGGGGACGGCGAAAGCGGGCAGGCTCGCGCGCAGATGCCGCATGACCTCGGCCCGCACGCCGGGCCGGGCGAACACCGCGTAGCCGACGATCTCCTTCTCGTCCCGGTCGTTGCGGCGGCTGGTGACGAAGGCCGCGGTGACGTCCGGGTGGGCGCGCAGGGCCGACTCGACCTCGCCGAGCTCGACCCGCTGACTCCTGATCTTGATCTGGTTGTCGGCCCGTCCGATGAACTCCAGACGGCCTTCGGCGGTCCACCGCACCCGGTCACCGGTGCGGTAGAGCCTGCCGCCCGGCTCGTCGCCGAACGGGTCGGCCCAGAACCGCTCGGCGGTGCGAGTGGGGTCGCCGAGGTAGCCGAGGGCCACGCCGTCGCCGCCGAGGACGAGTTCACCGGGCATGTACGGCGGCGCGGGGACGAGCGTGTCCTCGAAGACGACGTGGGCTCGGGTGCCGGGGACCGGTGCGCCGATGGACAGGGTGCGGGCCGCCTCCGCGACCTCCTCGACGGGGCACCAGGTGGAGGTGAAGGAGTTCTCCGTGGGGCCGTAGCTGTGGAGCAGGGTTCCCGGGCGGGCCCAGCGCAGCGCCTTGCGCAGATGCGGGACGGAGACCAGCTCGCCGCCGAAGTACACCCGCCGCAGTGTCTGGAGGAGGTCGGGGGCGTCCTCGATGATGCGGTTGAGCAGCGGGGTGGTGACCAGGAGGGTGGTCACGCCCAGGTCGCGGACGGCCGTGCGCAGGGCGGGCGGGTCGAGGACGAGTTCCTTGTCGAGGACGGCCAGCCGGGCGCCGTGCGTGAGGGCGCCCCAGATCTCGTAGGTCGCCCCGTCGAAGTTGAGCGGGGAGAGGTGCGAGACGGTGTCGTCGGGTCCTAGGGGCAGGAAGTCCGGCCGGTGCATGAGGCGCAGCACACCGCCGTGATGCAGCAGGACGCCCTTGGGACGGCCGGTGGAGCCGGAGGTGTAAAGGACGTTGAACACGCTCTCCGGGCCGATGGCGACGACGGGCGGTGTGCCGGGCAGGGCGGCGGCCGCGCGGGCGATGTCCGGCACAGTGTGGACGGGCAGGCCGTCCGGGGTCCCGCCGGTGTCGGCCGACTCGGCGATGAGCAGCCGGGGGCGGGCATCGTCCAGGACGAGCCGCAGCCGGGCGCCGGGATGGTCCGGGTCGAGCGGCAGATAGGCGGCCCCCGCCATGGCGACGGCCAGCATGGCGGTGATCGTGTGTGTGCCGGGCCGCAGCGACAGCGCGACCAGGTCGCCTTCGCGAACGCCGGCCCCGGACCTGAGCCAGTGCGCGGCACGGGCCGCCGCCTCGGTCAGGGCGCGGTAGGTGAGGGTGTGTTCGCCGTGCACGACGGCGACGGCGTCGGGGGCACGCCGGGCCTCCTCCAGGACCAGTTCGGGCACGCTCGAGCGTGCGGCACGGTCCTCCCCGGCCGGAGCGGGTCCGTCGGCCGGAGGCGCTTCGGACAGCGCGGCGAGCAGTTCCCCGCAGCGGGCACCCGGGCGTTCGGCGGCCGACAGCAGCGCGTCGAGCTGGCGGGCCATCAACGCGGCCGAGGCCTCGGTGTACAGGCCGCTGTCGTAGTCGACGCGCAGCACCAGCCGGTCGGTGTGCTCCAGGGCGGCCAGGGCGAGGTCGTACTTGGCCGAGGCGGTGTCGAGGTGCACCACGCGCACTACTGCTCCGGGCACCTGAAGGGCGCCGCCGGTACGGGGCTGGTGCAGGAACACCGCCCGGTAGGCGGGCGTGGCCGCCGGGGGCGGCGGACCGCCGTCGGCGAGTGCCTCCATGGAGTCCAGCACCTGTTCGCCCAGGCGCCGGGCGTGGTCGCCGAACTCCTCGTCGGCCGTCATGCGACTGCGGACCGGCAGCACTCGGGTGAACAGGCCCACCGCGTCCTCGGCGCCGGGCCGGTCACGGCCGGCGAACGGCATGCCCAGGACGCCGTCCTGCTCCGCGGACCAGGCGTGCAGCAGCAGGCTCCACGCGGCGAGCAGGACCATGGCGGGTGACACCGAGTGCTCGACGGCGAGGTCCCGTACGGCGTGGAGCCGTCGCGCGGGCAGAGTGTGCTCGACCCAGCCGGCCGCACCCCGAAGCTGCTGCTCGGCGCGGACCAGGTCGGGCAGCGGGCCGAGGGCGACGGGCTCGTCGGCGAGCAGGTCCCGCCAGTACGGGGCGGGTGCGCGCTCGGCGTCTCCGGCTCCCGCGAGGTCCGCGGCCGCCGCGGCCCGCTCGACTTCGGCGACTTCGGTGGCTTCGGCGACTTCGGTGACCTCCCCGGCGGAGAGCCACGACGGTGCGACCGGTGCGTCGGCGGTGGTGGGCTCGTCGGTGCGGGCGTGGGCTCGGTACGCGGCGAGCACGTCGGCCGCGATGACGTCCAAGGTGCGCCCGTCCGCGACGATGTGATGCACCGTCAGGACAACCAGCGCGCCGTCGTCACAGCTCAGCACCTCCGCGCGCAGCAGGGGCGCGCCGCTCGGGTCCAAGGGCCGCTGCGCCGCCCTGACGGCCTCCTGGCGCATGGCGTCGGAGTGGCATGAGCCGGAGTGCCGTACGACGCTCAGGGGAAGCGGCGCCGACGGCTCCGGACGGAACAGGAGGTCCCCGTCCTCCGTGTCGAAGCGGCCGGCCAGTGCGGGCCGGCGGGCGAGCAGGTCGAGGAGGGCCAGCCGCAGGGCCGGTACGTCGAGGTCGCCGAGGAACTCCAGGGCCACCGGCACGTTGTAACGGCCCGACTCCGGCTCGCAGCGGTCCGCGAGCCAGATCTCCGTCTGTGCGGCCGAGACGGGCAGCCCCGCCGGGTGGCCGCTCATGCGCGCTCCTCGGGCGCGTCGGCAGCGAGCGCCCGCGTCAGTCCACGCACCGTGGCGTTGCGGAAGAGGACCCGCACCGGAATCTTCCGGCCCAGCGCCGCGCCGAGGTCCCGGACCACGTGAAGGGCGCCCAGGGAGTGGCCGCCGACCTGGAAGAAGTGGTCCTCGTCGGTGAATTCGTCGTGTCCGAGTGCGTCGGCCCAGGCGCTGCGCACCAGTTCGGTGAGCTCGCCGGTGTCGCGTGTCCCGGATTCGGTCGCCGTCACGGCAGTCGTGTCCTTCCGTTTCTTCGTCTCGGCCGTTCTGCGTGCCGGCCGTCAGTCGTGCCGGCCGTTCCGCGTGCCGGCCGTGTGGGGGCCTCCCTCGCCCACGGCGCCCGAGGGGGCCGGTGCTCGTCCGGCGCCGAGGCGGGTGTTCGCCCAGGCCGCCGTCAGCTCGGGCGGGTGCCTGCTCGGGCGGGGCCGTGCTCCGGCGGCCCCAGGCTCATGCGGGTGTCGGCTCGTCGGGCACCAACGCCCGGTAGGTCTCGTCGACGGAGTCCCACAGCCGTGGGAAGAGGCTTCGCTCGGCCATGGCGCGAACCCCCGCCGTGGACTGTCCGCGCAGGCTCTTGGGCAGGTCCTCGCGGGTGTCCGGGCCGGCGGACGCAGCGGTCTGCGGGTGGCCGCCGAGCTGGGACCACACCAGTCGCAGATGATGGTGCTTCCAGGCCGCGACCGCCCCGTCGAGCCGCAGCAGCGCCTGCCGTACGAGGGCGAGGTCGGGCGCCCGGTCCTCGCGGGCCGGCGACCCGCCGCGGCCCTGGGCCGCGATCAGATCCCGCACCCCGATCCCCTCGCGGGCGACGGCGTCCTCCGTCTCCTGCCACAGCGCGGTGGCCGCGCGGCGCAGATTGCGGGCGCCGGGCGAGTCGAGACCCGTGGTGTTCTCGGGGAAGGTCTCCCGCATCAGCAGCAGGCTCTCCTGCGGGAGGAAGTCCACCAGCACCCGCAGCGCCCCGACCGCCACCTCGCCCATCGCGGCGGCGCGTTCCAGCAGCTGGGCGGCGAGCAGGTAGTCGCCCTCGCGCAGCCCTCCGGCCGCACGACGCATCTCGTAGTGCATCTCGCACCACGCGTACTCGGTGATCAGGTGCACCGTCTGGAACAGCCGCTGGTCCGGGTGGACGAGCCCGTCCTCCGGCAGCAGGGCCGACAGCGCGGCGGTGAGCCGGGTGTCCTCCTCGTAGTTGCTGCCCCGGTCGTACTCGTACACGAAGAGGCGGTTGCTCTCTTCGGGGTTCATGATCCGGCGGGCCGTTCCGGGCCTGCCGGGCTGCGCTTGTCTGCTCATCGTGGTGGACGCCTCCGGGCGTGGGTCGGGTGCGGGGGCCTGTTCAGCCGACGAGGGCGCTGTGCCGGTCCGGCGCCGGGAACAGCCGGTTCTCCAGGACCGCCGCGAGGTAGGGCACGCCTTGCGTGTATCCGGTGCCGGAGCGTTCGCCGATCATCCGTACGGCCAGGCGGTAGTGGGTCTGCTTCCACCGCTGGTGCACCGATTCCAGCCGGTCCGCCGCCGCCCTCAGCGCGGCGTCGTCCGCCGGGTCCAGCCGGTGTGCGGCGATCAGGGCGTGCCAGGTGCCCTGGACGGTGGCCTGTCCGTTGACCACACGCTCGCGCACCGGGGGCACGGAGGTGTAGGCGGAGGAGGCGAGCCGCGCGAGGCTCGGTGTGGAGCACAGCGACTCGAAGGTCTTGTAGCCCGCGGACTGGATGGCGCTGGCGCCCTCGGTGAAGGTCCGGAACGTCTGGAAGGCTTCGGGCCGCATGGTCGCCAGCAGCGAGAACAGGGGCAGGGATTCCTTGAGGACGTCGGCCACGGTGCCGACGTGTTCGGCGGACTCCCGCGGCCGGCCGCCGTCGAGCAGCCGTACCGCCGTGGCCAGGGCGGACGACATGAAGGTGAACGTGGTCTCGAACGACTGGAGGGTGCGCAGGAACAGGTACTCGTCGTGGAGGACGTACACCGGTTGCACACTGGCCGACAGCACCAGGGTCTGCTCCGGTGCCGCGGAGCGCAGGATCTCCGCGGCCAGCGGACCACCCGGGGTGCGGCCGGGGACGGAGGCGACGGCGGTGGCGTCCACGACCCCCGGCGCCAGCGCGCGCAGGGCGGCGGGCTCCATCACCCGTACGGCCAACCGGGCACGCTTGGCGACCAGTTCGGCCGACGGCGGCATGCCGTGCGGTGCGTCGGGGGTGTCGCCGGACGCCCGCTCCCC
This Streptomyces sp. NBC_00377 DNA region includes the following protein-coding sequences:
- a CDS encoding SAM-dependent methyltransferase; amino-acid sequence: MTLLHTPPHALPADWYGAAPAPIGVDEAFNGYVAATVVHTLDRLGVWDRLAAEPRLDIPAFVRSAGPAVRERVVREVLRAAAVCGWLRLEDDGDTAALTDAGRETLRMRGYFTWAVGGYSDLFSGAARLATGEATFGDTLLRDEAMVALGSGQNDRSFMSTTLDDVLAGVDFRTLADLGSGISARVSRVVGARPGTRGLGLDISGPATELGRRTIAEAGLEDRVRAIRADVLDVCHREAHHDAIAEVDTVMSFFLLHDLLADPDTRPHLFTRLREAFPAARTFVLADTMLRPEAEGSARLPVFSLGYELAHALMGVPLHTKETYEELFAAAGLHPVRTVPFGTPHSWLYVLEAR
- a CDS encoding CurL C-terminal domain-containing protein, which encodes MTPTDLPRVLAVSARDPQSLAETRRRLAAWLESTPDADLDDVALTLWRGRERFSCRHAVTGGSTAEVAALLADTEPLAAPSAVREPGDGPVLLLDGAPVTSAPVDLPEVADALRAAREHTGAEAARTVAVLYGLAAWLRARGVTPCAVRGTGPGALAAAAVRGDLALPDALSAAAAGIPGTDEDLPEEHPGAPVVVIGTPRPDAVDALVLDPSDGTTHARLLAGLWRQGYDVDTTLGRPGRRVRLPGHPFRRREPGGPAPADAVATRPLTPYEQRWLFYDLVRHGSSGDHNAAVATVVEGPPPEPEALGAAFAELQRRHPALRTVFSEQGGRWKARTLPAPDARPVHLDPDPDGGPGHLREAVLDAARQPLLLRDTPLVRCCSRGGAAHWALALAVYEPLTATLDPRHLLDELVGLVSADAPHAQPQPA
- a CDS encoding non-ribosomal peptide synthetase, with product MSGHPAGLPVSAAQTEIWLADRCEPESGRYNVPVALEFLGDLDVPALRLALLDLLARRPALAGRFDTEDGDLLFRPEPSAPLPLSVVRHSGSCHSDAMRQEAVRAAQRPLDPSGAPLLRAEVLSCDDGALVVLTVHHIVADGRTLDVIAADVLAAYRAHARTDEPTTADAPVAPSWLSAGEVTEVAEATEVAEVERAAAAADLAGAGDAERAPAPYWRDLLADEPVALGPLPDLVRAEQQLRGAAGWVEHTLPARRLHAVRDLAVEHSVSPAMVLLAAWSLLLHAWSAEQDGVLGMPFAGRDRPGAEDAVGLFTRVLPVRSRMTADEEFGDHARRLGEQVLDSMEALADGGPPPPAATPAYRAVFLHQPRTGGALQVPGAVVRVVHLDTASAKYDLALAALEHTDRLVLRVDYDSGLYTEASAALMARQLDALLSAAERPGARCGELLAALSEAPPADGPAPAGEDRAARSSVPELVLEEARRAPDAVAVVHGEHTLTYRALTEAAARAAHWLRSGAGVREGDLVALSLRPGTHTITAMLAVAMAGAAYLPLDPDHPGARLRLVLDDARPRLLIAESADTGGTPDGLPVHTVPDIARAAAALPGTPPVVAIGPESVFNVLYTSGSTGRPKGVLLHHGGVLRLMHRPDFLPLGPDDTVSHLSPLNFDGATYEIWGALTHGARLAVLDKELVLDPPALRTAVRDLGVTTLLVTTPLLNRIIEDAPDLLQTLRRVYFGGELVSVPHLRKALRWARPGTLLHSYGPTENSFTSTWCPVEEVAEAARTLSIGAPVPGTRAHVVFEDTLVPAPPYMPGELVLGGDGVALGYLGDPTRTAERFWADPFGDEPGGRLYRTGDRVRWTAEGRLEFIGRADNQIKIRSQRVELGEVESALRAHPDVTAAFVTSRRNDRDEKEIVGYAVFARPGVRAEVMRHLRASLPAFAVPSHLLTLDELPLTPNGKIDRRRLPRPEDTETPATSSPGPDGARDACAPAPGLHEAVRGAWREVLGGRVFGDDDNFFDAGGHSLLLVRLQAALRRTTGTKPSVADLLRHTTVRSQTRLVGGGTGDTPHPAAARFTARPASGPDDDAVAVIGMGARFAGAADLSAFWDNLRAGRDCFSEGPGPLITELPDGQRRVARWGMAAEGARYDADLLGFTEDDLRHGDPQQGVLHEVLWSAVEDASLRLSDIASRTSLYAGCAKVLDTDPEARVDDVVNADPTFVASRFAYLHDLWGEALLLDTACSTGLYAVHLACRSLLTGSSDYALAGAVSLDPASDGSYRYRPGFLYADDGMCRPFDRRASGTVGGFGAGAVLLRRLADAERDGDPVYAVIRGSAVNNDGKARIGYSAPGVEGQSRVVREALAAAGVSGTDVGFVEAHGTGTRLGDAIEMTALADALGPSGPPVPVGSVKASIGHCNTAAGIAGLIKAVLAVHHGHLPATPNVAEPIDELGADSRLSLLSEGRAWTERSDRPRTAGVSSFGVGGTNAHVVVQQHRAASAAVLVPQPERV
- a CDS encoding phosphopantetheine-binding protein; amino-acid sequence: MTATESGTRDTGELTELVRSAWADALGHDEFTDEDHFFQVGGHSLGALHVVRDLGAALGRKIPVRVLFRNATVRGLTRALAADAPEERA